DNA sequence from the Pseudoglutamicibacter cumminsii genome:
GGGCTTGGCGTGGTCGTTGTGACGCAGCCGAGCCCATCTTTGCGGGATCCGCGGCCATTCGTTGTCACGATGGAAGGCGCGGGCCGCCGCTTGAGCGTCAACGACCTGGACACGCCGGCCGAGGTGCTGGCTCGTGTCAAGGTGCCTAAATCCTTCAAGGGAGCCTCACCGAAGGAGCGGATCGAGCTGGCGCGCCGCGCACGTAACGCTGTCGCTAACAGCTCTCAGAAACATCGTCAGGCGTCAGTGGGCTTCGCATTCCCTGGACAGCAGGATGCGACAGAGCGCATCGAGGAGTTGCGTTCTAAACTCAAGGCTCATCCGTGCCATCAGTGCCCCGAGCGGGAACAACACGCGCGCTGGGCCGAACGGTATCAGCGTCTCAAGCGGGATACGGACCGGATCCACGGCGAGATCCAGGCGCGAACCAATTCGATCGCGCGGACTTTCGACCGTGTGCTGCACGTTCTTGAAGAAGTCGGCTACGTCAAGGGCAGGGGCCAAGAAGCTCGGGTCACGGATGCCGGCACAGTGATGTTGCGCATGTACGGCGAACGCGACCTGCTGACGTGCCTCGTGGCCAACACGGGCCTGTTTTCTGGTTTGTCTCCGGCCGCGATGGCGGCCGCCGCGACGATGTTTGTTTTCATGCCTAAGCGCGATGCGGATGTGGTTCCGCACGTATGGCCGACCGCTGTGCGTCCCATCTGGGATGAAGCCGTCAGCATCGCTGAGGAGCTCACTCATCTCGAGAAGAAGCACCACATCGAACCCACGCCGGCACCGGACTGTTCGCTCGTTCAGCCGATGCACAGCTGGGCGATGGGCGAAGACCTCGCTGACGCGCTGTTCGCCTCGCCGATCGAGGCCGGCGATTTTGTGCGTTGGGCTAAGCAGACCATCGATTTTCTGGGTCAGATCGCGAGCAACGAGGCGATCGCACCAGATGTGTGTGCGACCGCATCGGCCGCCGCAGACCTGATCTCGCGAGGCATCGTGGATGCGTCATCGGTGATTGAAGAAGCGTTAGAAGAAGAGGAAACAGGTGACTAAGCCGGTCATGTACGTCGGCGCTGCGATTTACGCGCCGGAGGACCCGTTCGCCACAGCGATGTTGGTTGAGAACGGAACCATCGCGTGGATGGGAACCCACGCTGCCGCGAAGAGCATCATGTCGGACGCGATGACCGTGGTCGATGTAGAGGGGGCGCTGATCGCTCCGGCGTTCGTGGATTCGCACGCGCACATCACCGAGACGGGCCGGCACTTGGCAACCCTCCAGCTGGATCATGTCCGCTCCAAGCAGGAGTTTCTCGACGAATTGTCCCGCTACGCTAAGGGCCTTGATCCCAAGCAACGCGTGCTGGCTTCCGGTTGGGACGAAACCCTGTGGGACGATCCAGGGGCACAGGACAGCTCCGATGCTGATGCGGATGCCGACGCGAATGCTGCAGTCTTGCCGACTGTCGCGGAGCTGGACCGTGCTGTGGGCTCGCGCCCGGCGTACGTGCTTCGCCGGGATCTGCACACGGCTCTCGCTTCGAGCGCGGCGCTGACTGCGGCCGGGCTTGAGGTTCCATCCGGGGATCTTGACGGTGCATGGATGAGCGAGCATGAACATCACGTTCTGCGCGAGTGGGCGCTCACTGCAAGCGACGACGAACTCCGCTTATGGCAACGCGCAGCTCTGAGCAGCTTCGCGAAAACCGGGCACGCGCTGGTCACGGAGATGTCGGCGCCGCACGTGTCGGGCCGCCGGGACCTCGATGTTCTGCTCGCCGCGGGAGAGGAAGAAGCGCAGGCGCTCCCGTCGGTACATGCGTTCTGGGCGCAGCTTGTCGAGACCGAAGCGGAAGCGCGCGAGCTTGCCGACTCTTTCACCTCCAACAGCCGCTACCGGTGTCTGGCGGGCATCGGCGGGGACTTGTCGATGGACGGCTCGATCGGCGCCTACACGGCGGCTTTGCGGCACGACTATGCGGATGCGCCGGGGGAGAAGGGGCAACTACTGTTGACCCCGCAACAGGTTGCTGCGCACGTGATTGCGTGCGTCAACGCTGGCATTCCAACCGGTTTCCACGCGATCGGTGACGCCGCTTTGGACGCTTTGCTCGAGGGGTACAGGTGCGCCGCTGAGGAGGTGGGCGCGCGGGCTATCCGTCAGCAGCGTCACCGCATCGAACACGCTGAGATGTTGGAGGCCCATCACATCGAGGCGATGTTGGAGTTTGGCCTGACCGCGAGTGTTCAGCCTCGTTTCGATGAGTTGTGGGGCCACGCGGGCGACATGTATGAGGCTCGCCTTGGCGTTGAGCGTGCGGCAAGCATGAACCCGTTCGGTTCGCTATCTGCGGCAGGCGTGCCGCTCGTGTTTGGCTCGGATGCGCCGGTGACTCACGCTTTGCCGTGGAAGACGATTCGGTCCGCTATGCATCACCACGATGCGGGACAGACTCTTCCCGCACGCGCAGGTTTCCTCGCGCACACGCGCGCCGGCTACCGTGCACTCAACATCCCTGACCCAACCGCTGGTGTATTGCGTTGGGGTGCCGCTGCGACGTTCGCGATCTGGGAGCCGAGCGAGCTCATCGTGGGGTCGACTGACCTTTCACGAACCAGTTTCTCGACGGACGCGAGAGCCCGTACCCCGATGCTTCCGGACCTTGAAGCCGATTCCTTGCCGGAATGCTGGGCTACCGTTCGTCACGGCGAGATCCTGTGGGACGGCAAGGGCTTGCACGGTGAACTTCACAGCGGATCGGAAGGGCTAGAATGACCACTGTGCGTGTACTGACTATCATCCCTACCTACAACGAGATCGAGACGCTCGAAAGCATTGTCAAGCGGGTCCGTTCAGCTGTACCGGACGTCGACATTCTGATCGCTGACGATAATTCCCCGGACGGTACCGGCAAACTTGCCGATGAGATCGCGGAGCATGACTCTCAGGTTTTCGTTCTGCATCGTCCTGGTAAGCAGGGCCTCGGCGCTGCTTACCTTGCAGGTTTCGAGTGGGGCAAGGAACGCGGCTACGACGTCTTGATCGAGTTGGATGCGGATGGCTCGCATCAGCCGGAACAGTTGCCTCGTTTGCTCCGTGCGATTGAGCGCGGCGCGGCTGCAGTGATCGGTTCCCGTTGGGTGCCTGGGGGAGAGGTCAAGAACTGGCCTGCGTCCCGCAAGGTTCTTTCGAAGGCGGGATCGTTTGTTTCCCGTTTCTTCTTGGGGCTCAATCTCAAAGACATCACTGCAGGCATGCGTGCCTACAAGGCTGAGATTCTTACGGATGAGTTGCTCGGTTCGATCGAGTCCGTGGGCTACGGATTCCAGATCGATATGACGTTCCAGATTGCGTTAGCTGGCCACAAGATCGTGGAGGTTCCCGTGACCTTCATCGACCGTGAGCTGGGTGAGTCGAAGATGAGCGGCAACATCATCGTTGAGGCGCTACTGAACGTGGTCAAGTGGGGTTTGAAGGCTCGCGCCAAGAAGCTCGCGAGCTTGCTTAGAGGTTAGAAGTCCACGGCTAGAAGCCTGCGACTTGTAACGTTAAGCGTGTGGGCGGTGTCGACATCCAATGTCGACACCGCCCACACGCTTAAGTTCAGGGGAAGCGTTTACTTCTTTGAATTCACTTTTTTGGCTTCTCTCCGCGGGCTTCGCGGAGCTGGTTCAAGCGGTCCTTGAGGATCACTTCAAGCTCGTCGAACGAGCGGCGTTCAAGCAGCATATCCCAGTGGGTGCGGACAGGCTTTTCCTTGGTCGGTTCCTCTTCGCCACCGTCAATCCGCTTAGCCTTCTTGCCGGTCTTGGTGTACCAGACGGTAGGTACTTCGGCTTCGAGGGCGAATACGACGTCCATGCGTTCGCCGTCTTCGGTCTCGTATGTCACGGTCTGGCGTGCTGCAGGTTCAACGCCTGCTTCGGACTCCATCGACTGAGACCCAAGACGCATACCGCGTAGGCTGCGATCGCTCACACATTCTCCTCAGTGTTAGCTTGTCGTGATGATTCATTCTCCGGGTTCAACAACGGTGAGTGCGAGATTATTCCCGCACTCACCGTTATACCTGGAAAAGTAATGCCTTAGTTCTTCTCGGCGTTAGTTTTTCTCGGCGTTAGTTTTTCTCACCGGGCTCGGCAGAGCCATCCGTGTCAGCAGAGTCTGCGCCGAACGCGCTACCGAAGCTCGCCCCAGTCGCACCGAACGCGTTGCCGAGGCCCTTCATGGCGTCGGTCACGTCGGTCGGGATGAACCACAGCTTGTTGGACTCGCCTTCGGCGATCTTAGGCAGCTGCTGCAGGTACTGGTAAGCAAGCAACTTAGGCGACGCATCAGCCGAGTGGACGGCCTCGAAGACGTTGCGGATCGCTTCAGCTTCACCCTGCGCGCGCAAGACAGCGGCTTTCGCTTCACCTTCAGCCTTGAGGATCTGAGCCTGGCGCTCACCTTCAGCGGTCAGAATCTGGGACTGCTTGACACCCTCAGCGGTGAGGATCGCGGCGCGGCGGTCACGTTCAGCGCGCATCTGCTTTTCCATCGAGTCCTGAATCGACATTGGCGGGTCGATCGCCTTGAGCTCTACGCGGGATACGCGGATGCCCCACTTGCCGGTCGCCTCGTCGAGGACGCCACGGAGCTGGCCGTTGATGCGGTCACGGGAGGTCAGCGCTTCTTCAAGGTTCATGCCACCCACGACGTTACGCAGGGTAGTGGTGGTCAGCTGCTCAACCGCGCGGATGTAGTTCTCGATCTCATAGGTCGCGTCCTTCGCGTTGGTCACCTGGTAGTAGACGACCGTGTCGATGTTGACCACGAGGTTGTCTTCGGTGATGACAGGCTGCGGCGGGAAGGTCTGGACCTGTTCACGCAGGTCGATGACCGGGCCGAGGCGGTCGATGAAAGGAACCACAAGCGTCAGGCCGGCTTTAGCTGTGCGGTGGTAGCGACCGAGGCGCTCAACAATGCGTTCGCGGGCCTGCGGGATGATGTGGATGGACTTGACGAGGACGATGAGCGCAATGATCACGACCACGAGCGCAACAACGAGCGCCGGGGAGATGAATGGCTCCGAAGAGGATTCAAACGGTGACATGTTTTAGCTTTCGTATGTCCGGACAGGGGAGATGTAGGCGGTTGCACCCTGGACACGATCGATGACGACGTGTTCGCCGGGTGCGATGCCTTGAGCGAGGGTCGTGCGGGCGGTCCAGGTGTCGCCGTGAATGCTGATCAGCCCGGTGTGGTGGGTGACACGCTCTAACACGACGGCGTGGCTGTTGATGAGGCGGTCAACATTGGAACGCCCGTCTGACGTTCGTTTACGCAACATCCGCATCGCGAACGGACGTAGCGTCAACATGAGGATCAGCGAAACCGCGCTGAACACGATGAGCTGGAGCCAGAACTCGGCATCTGCCAGCGCAGTGAAGGTCGCGACGAGGGCGCCCCCTGCAAGCATCGCGAACCATAAATCGAGCGATAGCATTTCGATGCCCAGCAACAGGAGCATCACGACGAGCCAGAAGGCCCACCCGTTTTCGAGGATCCATTGCATCATGGCTTTATTTTGGCATGAGTCGATCTTTTATGGGAGGTTATGCGGGCCTTATGCGAGATTTTGCGTAAAGACGCTGACTTGAACGTTGCACGTGACGCTCAGCTGAGCCAGCTCGGTTTCGTCAGGCGTGAGCTCGATCGATTCTCGTTCAATGCGTTGGGTGATCTCAGCCCGGCTCTGGTGGTGGCCGGCAGGTCCCATGTGCGCTAGCGCGGCAACCGCATCGTGAGTCAGCTGCATCGAACGTTTGATGGTGTATTCGCCGGACAGCGCGAAGCCGTGGCGGTCGGCTTCCTCAACAAGCTGTTGTTGCTTGTGTTCGTGAATCTGTAGAAGGCCCGCGAGCTCTCGTACTTCCACGAGGTGTTCGGGTAGGGGAGTCACTACGATCAGAGCGCCCTCGGCCTTGAGGACTCTGTGAAACTCTGCCCAGTTGCGCGGCGCAAACACGCTGAGGATTGCGTCGGCACAATGCGAAGCCACGGGCCACGCGCGCCACACGTCCCACACGAGCGACAATGTGCCCTCGACCTGCGCGGCACGCTGGGCGGCCGCCGGCGACATATCGAATCCGAGCCCACGCGCGTATCCTGCAAGCCCGTCCAAAGCGTGCTTGAGGTAATAGCCCGTGCCGCATCCGGCGTCGAGCACGAGGGGAGAGGCGCATGAATCATTATTCGCGATGGTGTGACCCGCGTGTTCCGCGATGGCGGTGCGGATGGTTTGTGCGATGGGTTCGTAGTGCCCGGAATCGAGGAACTCGACCCGTGATGCGACCATCTCGCGGGTGTCCGGCGTGAATGAGGTGCCGCGTCCCGTCAGTAGGTTGATGTGGCCTTGGCGCGCCGCGTCGAATCGGTGGCCCTCAGCGCACGATGCGAAGGTCGGCTTACCGTTTTCCTTGCGGTGAACGGTTAGCGGCGCTGAGTCGGTGCCGCATACGGGGCACGTGAGTGGCCAGGGAGCGGTGCTCGCTGCAGTGTTTGTATTATCTATTGTCATCAATTGAACCCTTGTGTAAGGGGAGTGGGAGCGATAGAATCGCTTTAGAAGTGCAACGCTTCCCGGGCTTCGTCGGCCGTTGGTGAAGCCCACATGTGCGCGTAGTTCTCATCGGTGCAGATACTGCGGATATGGGCCTTGTCGATGTAGATGATGCCGGCGAGGTGGTCGGTTTCGTGTTGGAAGATGCGGGCTTGCCAGCCTGAGAGTTCGCGCGTGTGTCGTTCTCCGTCAAGGCCAAGCCAGGTCGCGCGGATATCGGCTGGGCGTTCGACCGCCGCGGTGTAACCGGGCATCGAGAGGCAACCTTCGTAATGTGTCGCGGTGCGGGTTCCGATTGGCTCATAGGACGGATTGAGTACGACCATGAGTTCGAGCTTTTCGCGCTCGCGCGCTTGAGCGAAACCTTCTGGGATGTCGCACATGTCCTCAAGGACCGCTAGACGCAAGTTCACGCCAACTTGAGGTGCTGCGACACCAACGCCTGGCGCATCGTGCATTGTGGCAACCATGCGGTCGACGAGCTCACGCAACTCAGGTGTATCGTTGCCGTCCCAGTCGTTGCAAAGCTGACGTAAAACTGGATCGCCGACGTGCACGAGTGGCAATGGCTGTACGGTCTCGTCGTGTGTTTCGTCGTCGCGTGTTTCATTGAGTTCAGAGGACATGTGCATCATTATCGCACTGTGTGTACGCATCATCGGCGCGTTCTCGGCATCCTATATGAAACGCCGATAATCTACATTATGTCAAGTAGTGCTGAGAGGCGCGCCCCGGCAACGAGATGTTCCCTCATGTGACGCTCCGTGCGCCCCTCTCCCGCATAGACTTATGAGTATGCAACGTTTCGTGTGGATCCTGTGGCTCATTGTTGACCTCGCGCTCATGGTTGTCTTTGCAACCACTGGTCGTAGTTCGCACAACGAGGAACTCAGCGCAGGCGGCATTTTCAAGGTCGCATGGCCGTTCATGGTTGCCGTACTGATCGCATTCGCTGTGACGCGTGGTTGGGAAACTTACTGGAAAATCTGGCCGCACGGTTTTATCTATTGGGGCCTCGTCGTCATCCTGGGCATTTTGCTACGTGTTATCGCCGGCTCGACCGCGGCCTTGCCATTCATCCTCGTCACCGCAGGTGTGCTTTTCTTGTTCCTGATTGGCCGGCGCATGATCAGCGGTCTGTTTATGCGCCACCGTGTCTAGTAAGAACTGTCTAGTAGGGAATGTCGTCTAGCGGGCGAGACCGTCTCGCGCACAACACACCCGCCACTTCCCTACCGTTTCCCATAATTTACGTGTCTATGCGCCGCGTTCGTTTTTCGCGCGTAAAGTGGCTAACAGGACTTGGCTAACAGGATTTAGATAAGGATTGTCATGATTACTGCATTCGTCATGATCGACGTTGAAGCCGATCGCATTCCAGAAACGGCTCAGGAGATTTCTGAGCTCGAGGGCGTATCTGAGGTTTATTCCGTTGCAGGTGGCGACTGGGACCTCATCGCGATCGTCCGTGTCATGAACCACGAAGACCTCGCCGAGGTTATTCCGAACCATCTCAACAAGGTTCAGGGTGTCGTGTCCACGACCACAAACATCGCCTTCCGTGCTTTCTCGCAGCACGATCTCGAAGCCGCGTTCTCCCTTGGCCTCGAGTAAATCGAATAAGCGCTATTCCCATTAACGCGTGGAGGCGTGGCTAGCTCCGGAACGAGCTAGCCACGCCTCACTGTTTGCTAGGCCATTTGTTCCTAGGTCTTATCCCCTAGGTCTGCCGTTGAGCTTTCCTAAATTGCTTAGCTTTCTTGGGTTGCAGATACCCATGCTTCGAGCACCTTCTGAGCGGCGCCCGAATCGATCGATTCCTCTGCGGCGGAGTACTTCGCTGCAATCCGATCTTTGAAAGAGCCTGTTGCGTCCTGATCGAAAGCAACCAGTGCGGCAGCTGCGTTGAGCAGAACCGCATCGCGAATAGGGCCCTTCTCCCCCGCCAAGACATCGCGCACCACCTGAGCATTGTGATCAGCGTCCGCGCCGCGCAAGTCGTCCAGGGTGGCCCGCGGAACACCGATGTCCTGAGCATCAAACATAAAGGTTTCGATGTTGCCGTCACGGACTTCCCACACCTTATTAGACGCGGTGGTTGTGAACTCATCGAGGCCATCTTCGCCGCGGAACACGAGCCCCCGCTTACCGCGCTTGGCCAGAACGCCAGCCATGATCGGCGCCATTGGAGCGATCGCGCAACCAATCACAGACGCGCTCGGGTCCGATGGGTTGGTGAGCGGACCCATGAAGTTAAATGCCGTCGGCACGCCAAGTTGCGCTCGTGCAGGAGCGGCAAACCGCATCGATGGGTGGAATACCTGAGCGAAGCAAAACGTCAGTCCAGCCTTCTCCAGAACAGATAGGAGCTTCTCCGGTTCGATGTCGAGCCGGACTCCGAGCGCCCCGATCACGTCAGCTGAGCCCGACGAGCTGGATGCTGCACGGTTACCGTGCTTGACGACGCGCGCGCCCGCACCAGCGCAAACCAGCGAAGCCATCGTCGAAATATTGACGGTGTTCTGGCGGTCACCGCCGGTGCCGACGATGTCGAGGGTCTCACCCGTTACATTGAGCGGACGAGCGGCCGCGACCATCGAATCAACGAGGCCTGTGAACTCATCAACCGTTTCACCTTTCGACCTCAATGCGGTCAAGAAGCCTGCAACCTGAGCGTCGGTTGCGGAACCTTGCATAATCTCCCGCATCGCCCAGGCGGCCTGACTTGTCGAAATGTCACGACCATCAATAAGGGGTGCGAGGATCTCGGGCCAGGTGAAAGTTTCATTAGTCATCGTCACGTGGCCAGATTACAAGGTCACGTGGCAACAAGCGGTGAACGTGACGACAATCATGTAACTCTTTCCGGTTAATGGCCACCTAGTGCTTTATAAGACTGACAGCGACATGCCGGAGCCTATGTTGCGAAACCTTCAAAAGCCCGTGAGTAAGCGGTTAAACGGTCATGCAAGACA
Encoded proteins:
- a CDS encoding amidohydrolase family protein; the encoded protein is MTKPVMYVGAAIYAPEDPFATAMLVENGTIAWMGTHAAAKSIMSDAMTVVDVEGALIAPAFVDSHAHITETGRHLATLQLDHVRSKQEFLDELSRYAKGLDPKQRVLASGWDETLWDDPGAQDSSDADADADANAAVLPTVAELDRAVGSRPAYVLRRDLHTALASSAALTAAGLEVPSGDLDGAWMSEHEHHVLREWALTASDDELRLWQRAALSSFAKTGHALVTEMSAPHVSGRRDLDVLLAAGEEEAQALPSVHAFWAQLVETEAEARELADSFTSNSRYRCLAGIGGDLSMDGSIGAYTAALRHDYADAPGEKGQLLLTPQQVAAHVIACVNAGIPTGFHAIGDAALDALLEGYRCAAEEVGARAIRQQRHRIEHAEMLEAHHIEAMLEFGLTASVQPRFDELWGHAGDMYEARLGVERAASMNPFGSLSAAGVPLVFGSDAPVTHALPWKTIRSAMHHHDAGQTLPARAGFLAHTRAGYRALNIPDPTAGVLRWGAAATFAIWEPSELIVGSTDLSRTSFSTDARARTPMLPDLEADSLPECWATVRHGEILWDGKGLHGELHSGSEGLE
- a CDS encoding polyprenol monophosphomannose synthase, producing the protein MRVLTIIPTYNEIETLESIVKRVRSAVPDVDILIADDNSPDGTGKLADEIAEHDSQVFVLHRPGKQGLGAAYLAGFEWGKERGYDVLIELDADGSHQPEQLPRLLRAIERGAAAVIGSRWVPGGEVKNWPASRKVLSKAGSFVSRFFLGLNLKDITAGMRAYKAEILTDELLGSIESVGYGFQIDMTFQIALAGHKIVEVPVTFIDRELGESKMSGNIIVEALLNVVKWGLKARAKKLASLLRG
- a CDS encoding RNA polymerase-binding protein RbpA, translating into MSDRSLRGMRLGSQSMESEAGVEPAARQTVTYETEDGERMDVVFALEAEVPTVWYTKTGKKAKRIDGGEEEPTKEKPVRTHWDMLLERRSFDELEVILKDRLNQLREARGEKPKK
- a CDS encoding SPFH domain-containing protein — encoded protein: MSPFESSSEPFISPALVVALVVVIIALIVLVKSIHIIPQARERIVERLGRYHRTAKAGLTLVVPFIDRLGPVIDLREQVQTFPPQPVITEDNLVVNIDTVVYYQVTNAKDATYEIENYIRAVEQLTTTTLRNVVGGMNLEEALTSRDRINGQLRGVLDEATGKWGIRVSRVELKAIDPPMSIQDSMEKQMRAERDRRAAILTAEGVKQSQILTAEGERQAQILKAEGEAKAAVLRAQGEAEAIRNVFEAVHSADASPKLLAYQYLQQLPKIAEGESNKLWFIPTDVTDAMKGLGNAFGATGASFGSAFGADSADTDGSAEPGEKN
- a CDS encoding NfeD family protein, translated to MMQWILENGWAFWLVVMLLLLGIEMLSLDLWFAMLAGGALVATFTALADAEFWLQLIVFSAVSLILMLTLRPFAMRMLRKRTSDGRSNVDRLINSHAVVLERVTHHTGLISIHGDTWTARTTLAQGIAPGEHVVIDRVQGATAYISPVRTYES
- a CDS encoding methyltransferase domain-containing protein — encoded protein: MTIDNTNTAASTAPWPLTCPVCGTDSAPLTVHRKENGKPTFASCAEGHRFDAARQGHINLLTGRGTSFTPDTREMVASRVEFLDSGHYEPIAQTIRTAIAEHAGHTIANNDSCASPLVLDAGCGTGYYLKHALDGLAGYARGLGFDMSPAAAQRAAQVEGTLSLVWDVWRAWPVASHCADAILSVFAPRNWAEFHRVLKAEGALIVVTPLPEHLVEVRELAGLLQIHEHKQQQLVEEADRHGFALSGEYTIKRSMQLTHDAVAALAHMGPAGHHQSRAEITQRIERESIELTPDETELAQLSVTCNVQVSVFTQNLA
- a CDS encoding peptide deformylase, with translation MMHMSSELNETRDDETHDETVQPLPLVHVGDPVLRQLCNDWDGNDTPELRELVDRMVATMHDAPGVGVAAPQVGVNLRLAVLEDMCDIPEGFAQAREREKLELMVVLNPSYEPIGTRTATHYEGCLSMPGYTAAVERPADIRATWLGLDGERHTRELSGWQARIFQHETDHLAGIIYIDKAHIRSICTDENYAHMWASPTADEAREALHF
- a CDS encoding DUF3054 domain-containing protein produces the protein MQRFVWILWLIVDLALMVVFATTGRSSHNEELSAGGIFKVAWPFMVAVLIAFAVTRGWETYWKIWPHGFIYWGLVVILGILLRVIAGSTAALPFILVTAGVLFLFLIGRRMISGLFMRHRV
- a CDS encoding Lrp/AsnC family transcriptional regulator, which encodes MITAFVMIDVEADRIPETAQEISELEGVSEVYSVAGGDWDLIAIVRVMNHEDLAEVIPNHLNKVQGVVSTTTNIAFRAFSQHDLEAAFSLGLE
- the trpD gene encoding anthranilate phosphoribosyltransferase, coding for MTNETFTWPEILAPLIDGRDISTSQAAWAMREIMQGSATDAQVAGFLTALRSKGETVDEFTGLVDSMVAAARPLNVTGETLDIVGTGGDRQNTVNISTMASLVCAGAGARVVKHGNRAASSSSGSADVIGALGVRLDIEPEKLLSVLEKAGLTFCFAQVFHPSMRFAAPARAQLGVPTAFNFMGPLTNPSDPSASVIGCAIAPMAPIMAGVLAKRGKRGLVFRGEDGLDEFTTTASNKVWEVRDGNIETFMFDAQDIGVPRATLDDLRGADADHNAQVVRDVLAGEKGPIRDAVLLNAAAALVAFDQDATGSFKDRIAAKYSAAEESIDSGAAQKVLEAWVSATQES